The Phyllopteryx taeniolatus isolate TA_2022b chromosome 17, UOR_Ptae_1.2, whole genome shotgun sequence genome window below encodes:
- the LOC133467406 gene encoding E3 SUMO-protein ligase ZBED1-like produces MDMKDIEFSEIEISEIVENDDTEELVPKRGAMSLVWRYFGFKKADIDQTTILCKICLAKVAAGGGNTSNLLHHLSRKHVSEYEECMKLRSAAAPSTSSSSSAAAAAGAAGSPKTPQDAFSRAAPYDRKSKRWIDITNAIACHLAKDMVPLNAVEKEGFKQIIKTLDPRYEVPSRKYFSHVAMPNLYHKHRAKLETELATVRNFAVTTDMWFSRTMEPYFSMTVHFISDEWVLRSHCLQTSYFPEDHTGELLAAGLQEALDSWGLSEKKLVAITTDNGANIKKAVELNNWTGLQCFGHRLHLAIESGVKDDRVQRAIDVCKKIVSAFSYSSKKRRDLAIVQNYLGLPNHGLTTETPTRWVSRQMMIQRVLEQERAISHVLKDDKKSRQLVPTWQDVEVLEAVNKVLSPLQDFTDALSGEQYVSVSYLKPVLSLFNTSIFAEEESDTQLTKDLKRNILGDLIEHYSDPVTRDLLEIASLLDPRFRNKYIDEEKVDRVLSRAVEEIVSLIKTQQDTLPGAAGAKAEAEPDSPPKAKRKKTLASFFKSQSGTMSEEESIRKELTVYLQTTEVDSDVDPLDWWRCHQTNFPRIAKLARQYLCIAATSAPSERAFSTDDNILPCHRTALKPDAVDRLVFLAQNL; encoded by the exons ATGGATATGAAAGACATTGAATTTTCTGAAATTGAAATTTCAGAAATAGTAGAAAATGATGACACGGAAGAACTTGTGCCAAAGAGAGGAGCCATGTCTCTTGTGTGGAGGTATTTTGGTTTCAAAAAAGCAGACATAGACCAAACAACAATTTTGTGCAAGATTTGCCTTGCTAAAGTCGCCGCCGGAGGGGGCAACACGAGCAATTTGCTCCACCACCTGAGCCGCAAGCATGTCTCGGAATATGAAGAATGTATGAAGTTAAGGTCGGCGGCAGCACCctccacatcatcatcatcatcagcagcagcagcagcaggagcagcaggTAGCCCGAAAACACCCCAAGACGCGTTTTCGAGAGCGGCTCCCTACGACAGAAAAAGCAAACGGTGGATCGACATTACAAACGCTATCGCTTGCCACCTTGCAAAAGACATGGTCCCGCTTAATGCCGTCGAAAAAGAAGGCTTCAAGCAGATCATCAAGACGCTCGATCCCAGGTATGAAGTACCGAGCAGAAAGTACTTTAGCCATGTAGCGATGCCCAACTTGTACCACAAGCACAGAGCTAAGCTGGAAACAGAACTGGCGACCGTCCGCAACTTCGCAGTAACGACTGATATGTGGTTTAGTCGCACTATGGAGCCCTACTTTAGCATGACGGTTCACTTTATAAGTGACGAATGGGTGTTGCGAAGTCATTGCCTGCAAACGAGCTACTTTCCTGAGGACCACACTGGGGAGTTACTTGCAGCAGGCCTGCAGGAGGCACTTGATTCCTGGGGGCTTTCAGAGAAGAAGCTCGTGGCCATCACCACTGACAACGGAGCCAACATTAAGAAGGCTGTGGAACTGAACAATTGGACAGGACTCCAGTGCTTTGGTCACAGGCTTCACCTAGCCATAG AGAGCGGTGTGAAAGACGACCGCGTACAACGCGCTATAGATGTGTGCAAAAAAATTGTGTCGGCCTTTTCGTACTCGAGTAAGAAAAGGAGGGACCTGGCCATTGTTCAAAACTATCTGGGTCTTCCAAACCACGGTCTCACAACAGAGACGCCAACCAGGTGGGTCTCACGTCAAATGATGATTCAAAGAGTGCTCGAGCAAGAGAGGGCCATTAGTCACGTTCTAAAAGACGACAAGAAATCAAGGCAATTGGTCCCTACCTGGCAAGACGTGGAAGTCCTAGAGGCTGTCAACAAGGTGTTGAGCCCACTCCAGGACTTCACAGACGCCTTGTCTGGAGAACAATATGTCAGCGTCTCCTACCTCAAGCCAGTGCTCAGTCTCTTCAACACGTCCATTTTTGCTGAGGAAGAGAGCGACACTCAGCTGACGAAGGACTTGAAGAGAAACATCCTAGGCGACTTGATTGAGCACTATTCCGATCCGGTCACGCGTGACCTGCTTGAGATTGCGTCTCTCCTCGACCCACGGTTTAGAAACAAGTATATAGATGAAGAAAAGGTGGACCGAGTTTTATCAAGAGCAGTCGAAGAGATAGTGTCGCTAATAAAGACTCAACAGGACACGCTCCCAGGGGCTGCTGGTGCAAAAGCAGAAGCGGAGCCCGATTCTCCTCCtaaggcaaaaagaaaaaagactttGGCCAGCTTTTTCAAAAGTCAGAGCGGCACAATGTCAGAAGAGGAAAGCATAAGAAAGGAGCTGACAGTCTACTTACAGACCACAGAGGTTGACAGTGATGTCGACCCTTTGGATTGGTGGAGATGCCATCAGACAAATTTCCCTCGCATTGCCAAGCTAGCGCGACAGTATTTATGCATCGCCGCTACCAGTGCTCCGTCGGAGAGAGCGTTCAGCACGGATGACAACATCCTCCCTTGTCACAGAACCGCACTCAAACCAGATGCTGTGGACCGTCTGGTTTTCCTGGCGCAAAATTTGTAA
- the LOC133467403 gene encoding short transient receptor potential channel 6-like isoform X2 produces MNHRQAAGTVTAPSPDNPRARSQDNLLAYDDIPEDSRWFGHSQLVARLSTVKRRQALRGPAHMFTAPSVGPSEVEQRFLEAAEYGNIPEVRRMLLHVPHLNVNTVNYMGQNALQLAVANEHLEVTELLLGRQDLARVGDALLLAISKGYIRITEALLAHPSFRDAHRLTASPAQVDMLDDFYAYDEDGRRFSHDVTPVILAAHCQEYEIVHTLLNKGARIDPPHDYFCCCNSCNYQQQFDSFSHSRSRINAYRGLASPAYLSLSSEDPVLAALELSNELAMLANIEKEFKFVAHPNCQQQLLSIWYENLPGLRQQTTAIKLLVVLAVAMGLPGLALAYWIAPCSRVGQVMRSPFMKFVAHASSFTIFLGLLILNAADRFGGTTLLPNMTHYHVPETSRLGTDPMLLYRMTTTPFTWMEILIISWVIGMIWAEVKEIWSLGPGEYLVEPWNFLDFGMLAIFLASFSCRFSALRHASYAQTFVNAHYTNLTNVTLPPEILYFTLARIHWLPSDPQLVSEGLYAVAVVLSFSRIAYILPANESFGPLQISLGRTVKDIFKFMVIFLLVFLAFMIGMFNLYSYYLGVKQNDAFTTLEESFKTLFWAIFGLSEVRSVVINNGHKFIENIGYVLYGVYNVTMVIVLLNMLIAMINSSFQEIEDDADVEWKFARAKLWFSYFEEGRTLPVPFNLVPSPKSMMGLSKSVKSLVLQYVRRQSDDKHETQLDKMGEGKNSAFSGSTRPSRYQKIMKRLIKRYIIKARADRESDEITEGELKEIKQDISSLRYELLEEKSQNTETLEELMRRLGDITTTS; encoded by the exons ATGAACCACAGACAGGCGGCGGGGACGGTAACCGCTCCAAGCCCGGACAACCCGCGGGCCAGAAGCCAGGACAACCTGCTGGCATACGATGACATCCCAGAGGATAGCCGATGGTTTGG CCACAGCCAACTGGTGGCTCGTCTCAGCACTGTCAAGCGCCGCCAGGCACTGCGGGGCCCGGCCCACATGTTCACCGCACCGTCCGTGGGCCCCTCTGAGGTGGAGCAGCGCTTCCTGGAGGCGGCCGAATACGGCAACATCCCCGAGGTGCGCCGCATGCTGCTGCATGTCCCCCACCTGAACGTCAACACGGTCAACTACATGGGCCAAAACGCCCTGCAGCTGGCTGTGGCCAACGAGCACCTGGAGGTGACTGAGCTGCTCCTGGGGAGGCAAGACCTGGCTCGGGTGGGAGACGCCCTCCTGTTGGCCATCA GTAAGGGTTACATCCGCATCACCGAAGCCCTGCTAGCACACCCTTCGTTCCGAGATGCCCATCGTCTGACGGCCAGCCCTGCTCAAGTGGACATGCTGGATGACTTTTACGCTTATGATGAGGACGGGAGAAG GTTCTCCCACGATGTGACTCCCGTGATCCTGGCGGCACACTGCCAAGAATACGAGATCGTCCACACCCTGCTGAATAAAGGGGCTCGCATTGACCCGCCCCACGACTACTTCTGCTGCTGCAACTCGTGCAACTACCAGCAGCAGTTTGATTCGTTCAGCCACTCGCGCTCCCGCATCAATGCCTACCGGGGACTGGCGAGTCCGGCCTACCTTTCTCTGTCCAGCGAGGATCCGGTGCTGGCTGCCCTGGAGCTCAGCAACGAGCTGGCCATGCTGGCCAATATTGAGAAGGAGTTTAAG TTTGTGGCCCATCCCAACTGCCAGCAGCAGCTACTGAGTATTTGGTATGAGAATCTACCTGGGCTCAGGCAACAGACCACCGCTATCAAACTCCTGGTGGTCCTGGCAGTGGCGATGGGGCTACCAGGGTTGGCTTTGGCCTACTGGATTGCGCCGTGCAGTAGA GTGGGGCAGGTGATGCGCAGCCCCTTCATGAAGTTCGTGGCCCACGCCTCATCTTTCACCATCTTCCTGGGCCTGCTGATACTGAACGCTGCAGACCGATTTGGAGGGACGACGTTGTTGCCCAACATGACCCACTACCATGTACCAGAAACGTCCCGACTGGGCACGGACCCAATGCTGCTCTACCGCATGACCACAACACCATTCACTTGGATGGAGATCCTCATCATCTCGTGGGTTATAG GAATGATCTGGGCCGAGGTGAAGGAGATCTGGAGTCTGGGGCCTGGGGAATACCTAGTGGAACCGTGGAACTTTCTAGACTTTGGTATGCTGGCGATATTTCTGGCATCTTTCAGTTGCCGCTTCTCTGCCTTGAGACACGCCAGCTATGCTCAGACTTTCGTAAATGCGCATTACACCAACCTGACAAACGTCACACTGCCTCCAGAGATACTCTACTTTACGCTGG CGAGGATCCACTGGTTACCGTCAGACCCCCAGCTGGTCTCCGAGGGTCTTTACGCGGTGGCGGTGGTGCTAAGCTTCTCCCGAATCGCGTATATCCTACCAGCCAACGAGAGCTTCGGGCCTCTGCAGATCTCCCTGGGCAGGACGGTGAAGGACATTTTCAAGTTCATGGTCATCTTCCTTCTGGTGTTTCTGGCCTTCATGATCGGCATGTTCAACCTGTACTCCTACTACCTGGGTGTCAAGCAGAACGACGCCTTCACCAC CCTGGAGGAGAGCTTCAAGACACTGTTCTGGGCCATATTCGGACTGTCCGAAGTCCGCTCGGTGGTCATCAACAACGGGCACAAATTCATCGAGAACATCGGCTATGTGCTTTATGGCGTTTACAACGTCACCAtggtcattgtgctgctcaaCATGCTCATCGCCATGATCAACAGCTCCTTCCAGGAGATCGAG GACGATGCCGATGTAGAGTGGAAGTTCGCTCGGGCCAAACTCTGGTTCTCCTACTTTGAGGAGGGACGAACCTTACCGGTGCCTTTTAACCTGGTCCCCAGTCCCAAATCTATGATGGGCCTGTCCAAAAGCGTCAAGTCTCTGGTGCTGCAGTATGTGAGAAGACAGAGCGACGACAAACATGAGACGCAACTTGACAAG ATGGGAGAAGGGAAAAATTCAGCTTTCAGTGGTTCCACCCGTCCCTCCAGATACCAG aaGATCATGAAGCGTCTGATCAAGCGTTACATCATCAAAGCTCGAGCCGACCGGGAGAGCGACGAGATCACGGAAG GCGAGTTGAAGGAAATCAAGCAGGACATCTCCAGTCTCCGCTACGAGCTTTTGGAGGAGAAGTCTCAGAACACAGAGACACTGGAGGAGCTGATGAGGAGACTCGGCGATATCACCACAACATCCTGa
- the LOC133467403 gene encoding short transient receptor potential channel 6-like isoform X1, whose product MNHRQAAGTVTAPSPDNPRARSQDNLLAYDDIPEDSRWFGHSQLVARLSTVKRRQALRGPAHMFTAPSVGPSEVEQRFLEAAEYGNIPEVRRMLLHVPHLNVNTVNYMGQNALQLAVANEHLEVTELLLGRQDLARVGDALLLAISKGYIRITEALLAHPSFRDAHRLTASPAQVDMLDDFYAYDEDGRRFSHDVTPVILAAHCQEYEIVHTLLNKGARIDPPHDYFCCCNSCNYQQQFDSFSHSRSRINAYRGLASPAYLSLSSEDPVLAALELSNELAMLANIEKEFKNDYCRLSSQCKDFVVGLLDLCRSTEEVEAILNGETDCEDSYDPPGRPSLTRLKLAIKYELKKFVAHPNCQQQLLSIWYENLPGLRQQTTAIKLLVVLAVAMGLPGLALAYWIAPCSRVGQVMRSPFMKFVAHASSFTIFLGLLILNAADRFGGTTLLPNMTHYHVPETSRLGTDPMLLYRMTTTPFTWMEILIISWVIGMIWAEVKEIWSLGPGEYLVEPWNFLDFGMLAIFLASFSCRFSALRHASYAQTFVNAHYTNLTNVTLPPEILYFTLARIHWLPSDPQLVSEGLYAVAVVLSFSRIAYILPANESFGPLQISLGRTVKDIFKFMVIFLLVFLAFMIGMFNLYSYYLGVKQNDAFTTLEESFKTLFWAIFGLSEVRSVVINNGHKFIENIGYVLYGVYNVTMVIVLLNMLIAMINSSFQEIEDDADVEWKFARAKLWFSYFEEGRTLPVPFNLVPSPKSMMGLSKSVKSLVLQYVRRQSDDKHETQLDKMGEGKNSAFSGSTRPSRYQKIMKRLIKRYIIKARADRESDEITEGELKEIKQDISSLRYELLEEKSQNTETLEELMRRLGDITTTS is encoded by the exons ATGAACCACAGACAGGCGGCGGGGACGGTAACCGCTCCAAGCCCGGACAACCCGCGGGCCAGAAGCCAGGACAACCTGCTGGCATACGATGACATCCCAGAGGATAGCCGATGGTTTGG CCACAGCCAACTGGTGGCTCGTCTCAGCACTGTCAAGCGCCGCCAGGCACTGCGGGGCCCGGCCCACATGTTCACCGCACCGTCCGTGGGCCCCTCTGAGGTGGAGCAGCGCTTCCTGGAGGCGGCCGAATACGGCAACATCCCCGAGGTGCGCCGCATGCTGCTGCATGTCCCCCACCTGAACGTCAACACGGTCAACTACATGGGCCAAAACGCCCTGCAGCTGGCTGTGGCCAACGAGCACCTGGAGGTGACTGAGCTGCTCCTGGGGAGGCAAGACCTGGCTCGGGTGGGAGACGCCCTCCTGTTGGCCATCA GTAAGGGTTACATCCGCATCACCGAAGCCCTGCTAGCACACCCTTCGTTCCGAGATGCCCATCGTCTGACGGCCAGCCCTGCTCAAGTGGACATGCTGGATGACTTTTACGCTTATGATGAGGACGGGAGAAG GTTCTCCCACGATGTGACTCCCGTGATCCTGGCGGCACACTGCCAAGAATACGAGATCGTCCACACCCTGCTGAATAAAGGGGCTCGCATTGACCCGCCCCACGACTACTTCTGCTGCTGCAACTCGTGCAACTACCAGCAGCAGTTTGATTCGTTCAGCCACTCGCGCTCCCGCATCAATGCCTACCGGGGACTGGCGAGTCCGGCCTACCTTTCTCTGTCCAGCGAGGATCCGGTGCTGGCTGCCCTGGAGCTCAGCAACGAGCTGGCCATGCTGGCCAATATTGAGAAGGAGTTTAAG AACGACTATTGTCGCTTGTCCAGCCAGTGTAAGGACTTTGTGGTGGGCCTCCTGGACCTGTGCCGCAGCACTGAGGAGGTGGAGGCCATACTGAACGGGGAAACCGACTGCGAAGATAGCTACGACCCGCCCGGTCGCCCTTCTCTCACACGCCTTAAGTTAGCTATCAAATATGAACTGAAAAAG TTTGTGGCCCATCCCAACTGCCAGCAGCAGCTACTGAGTATTTGGTATGAGAATCTACCTGGGCTCAGGCAACAGACCACCGCTATCAAACTCCTGGTGGTCCTGGCAGTGGCGATGGGGCTACCAGGGTTGGCTTTGGCCTACTGGATTGCGCCGTGCAGTAGA GTGGGGCAGGTGATGCGCAGCCCCTTCATGAAGTTCGTGGCCCACGCCTCATCTTTCACCATCTTCCTGGGCCTGCTGATACTGAACGCTGCAGACCGATTTGGAGGGACGACGTTGTTGCCCAACATGACCCACTACCATGTACCAGAAACGTCCCGACTGGGCACGGACCCAATGCTGCTCTACCGCATGACCACAACACCATTCACTTGGATGGAGATCCTCATCATCTCGTGGGTTATAG GAATGATCTGGGCCGAGGTGAAGGAGATCTGGAGTCTGGGGCCTGGGGAATACCTAGTGGAACCGTGGAACTTTCTAGACTTTGGTATGCTGGCGATATTTCTGGCATCTTTCAGTTGCCGCTTCTCTGCCTTGAGACACGCCAGCTATGCTCAGACTTTCGTAAATGCGCATTACACCAACCTGACAAACGTCACACTGCCTCCAGAGATACTCTACTTTACGCTGG CGAGGATCCACTGGTTACCGTCAGACCCCCAGCTGGTCTCCGAGGGTCTTTACGCGGTGGCGGTGGTGCTAAGCTTCTCCCGAATCGCGTATATCCTACCAGCCAACGAGAGCTTCGGGCCTCTGCAGATCTCCCTGGGCAGGACGGTGAAGGACATTTTCAAGTTCATGGTCATCTTCCTTCTGGTGTTTCTGGCCTTCATGATCGGCATGTTCAACCTGTACTCCTACTACCTGGGTGTCAAGCAGAACGACGCCTTCACCAC CCTGGAGGAGAGCTTCAAGACACTGTTCTGGGCCATATTCGGACTGTCCGAAGTCCGCTCGGTGGTCATCAACAACGGGCACAAATTCATCGAGAACATCGGCTATGTGCTTTATGGCGTTTACAACGTCACCAtggtcattgtgctgctcaaCATGCTCATCGCCATGATCAACAGCTCCTTCCAGGAGATCGAG GACGATGCCGATGTAGAGTGGAAGTTCGCTCGGGCCAAACTCTGGTTCTCCTACTTTGAGGAGGGACGAACCTTACCGGTGCCTTTTAACCTGGTCCCCAGTCCCAAATCTATGATGGGCCTGTCCAAAAGCGTCAAGTCTCTGGTGCTGCAGTATGTGAGAAGACAGAGCGACGACAAACATGAGACGCAACTTGACAAG ATGGGAGAAGGGAAAAATTCAGCTTTCAGTGGTTCCACCCGTCCCTCCAGATACCAG aaGATCATGAAGCGTCTGATCAAGCGTTACATCATCAAAGCTCGAGCCGACCGGGAGAGCGACGAGATCACGGAAG GCGAGTTGAAGGAAATCAAGCAGGACATCTCCAGTCTCCGCTACGAGCTTTTGGAGGAGAAGTCTCAGAACACAGAGACACTGGAGGAGCTGATGAGGAGACTCGGCGATATCACCACAACATCCTGa
- the angptl5 gene encoding LOW QUALITY PROTEIN: angiopoietin-related protein 5 (The sequence of the model RefSeq protein was modified relative to this genomic sequence to represent the inferred CDS: inserted 1 base in 1 codon; substituted 1 base at 1 genomic stop codon), with protein sequence MNLIEMLWDDLNKTAYARKSCGDTVKKLDQSEVRNEDLSDTPVIGIYLTNDRRVRQGRRKSGESCSIPCDITVKLLRDEKHSICGQLHQSLLTFGHSTRKLMRDVMEQQQRALNVLSSQVNEVMNKLQALSNEVQRSNTEMYPVKPSLLHGRDCSDIKDSLLFVVPKIPSGIYIIHPENSDSSFEVFCEMDYMDGGWTVMQRRTEGLIDFRRTWADHVDGFEHLAGEHWLGLGKVLNIVKQKETRFQLHVALVSHDDVASYASYDDFRLDNETHFFSIHLGRYAGSAGDCFRSYDQDQNQDTAPFSASDVGNDGCNPSCELGDVNVESCSAXHNHTGWWFNQCGMANLKGSPEGDGEQNQGPRTXILWDTWRHQGVARNIKSVSMKIRRMPTNN encoded by the exons atgaatctgattgaaatgctgtgggaTGACCTTAACAAGACTGCTTATGCTCGAAAATCCTGCGGT GACACAGTAAAGAAGCTGGACCAATCAGAGGTGCGCAACGAGGACCTGTCTGACACGCCGGTCATTGGTATCTATCTGACCAATGACCGGCGTGTCAGACAGGGGAGGCGCAAAAGTGGCGAATCGTGCTCTATTCCCTGTGACATCACTGTCAAGTTACTACGAGATGAAAAACATTCCATCTGtg GCCAGTTGCATCAGTCGTTGCTGACATTTGGCCACAGCACCAGGAAGTTGATGAGGGACGTGATGGAACAGCAGCAGAGGGCCCTGAACGTCCTCAGCAGTCAG GTAAATGAGGTCATGAATAAATTGCAAGCACTCAGCAATGAAGTACAGAGGAGCAACACGGAGATGTACCCCGTCAAACCATCACTGTTGCATG GGCGAGACTGTAGTGACATTAAGGACAGTCTATTGTTCGTTGTTCCCAAGATTCCCAGTGGGATTTATATCATCCACCCAGAAAACTCTGACTCATCATTTGAG GTCTTCTGTGAGATGGACTacatggatggaggatggacagTGATGCAGCGCAGGACAGAAGGCTTGATAGACTTCAGAAGAACTTGGGCCGATCATGTTGACGGATTTGAACACCTTGCAG GCGAACACTGGTTGGGCTTGGGAAAAGTACTCAACATCGTGAAGCAGAAGGAGACCCGCTTCCAGCTGCACGTGGCTTTGGTGTCACATGACGACGTCGCGTCATATGCATCCTATGATGATTTCAGACTGGATAATGAAACTCACTTCTTCAGCATACACCTGGGCCGATACGCAGGTAGTGCAG GAGACTGCTTCCGCAGCTACGACCAGGACCAGAACCAGGACACGGCCCCGTTCAGCGCCTCAGACGTGGGCAACGATGGCTGCAATCCCTCCTGTGAACTGGGTGACGTCAATGTGGAGAGCTGCAGTG CGCACAACCACACGGGGTGGTGGTTCAACCAGTGCGGCATGGCCAACCTCAAAGGATCTCCGGAAGGCGATGGTGAGCAAAACCAGGGGCCTCGGACATGAATCCTGTGGGACACCTGGAGGCACCAGGGAGTGGCCCGCAACATTAAGTCAGTCAGCATGAAGATCAGGAGGATGCCAACCAATAActga
- the LOC133467412 gene encoding transcriptional coactivator YAP1-like isoform X1, which produces MDAHRGGGSAPPAGQQVVHVRGDSQSELEALFSAVMNPTKSAQQPASLPMRMRKLPDSFFKPPDPRTHSRQASSDGGVCASLTPHHVRAHSSPASLPVNMPDAAAAPPVISDDVPLPHGWEMAKTPTGQRYFLNHLDKTTTWHDPRLAQLQSAALPHPGPSPVHTHSLSNPATATKPPGCNPDAGLLSLAMQQRKEKERLRCKQHMQLKTQETTRGGRNQISAALDHDRNTLAQSVDVRIRAPTHESTLNGGAHSRNESTDSGLSVSSLPRSSDLTLASVDHMETGECGESSTLQDSLPAMSEGEELMPCIPEGLSSDLLMDMETVLSGSHMDRDSLLTWL; this is translated from the exons ATGGACGCGCACCGCGGCGGCGGCAGCGCGCCCCCGGCCGGCCAGCAAGTGGTGCACGTCCGCGGTGACTCCCAGAGCGAACTGGAGGCCCTATTCAGCGCCGTCATGAACCCGACCAAGTCCGCCCAGCAGCCCGCCTCGCTGCCCATGAGGATGCGGAAGTTGCCCGACTCCTTCTTCAAACCGCCGGACCCCCGCACGCACTCCAGACAG GCCAGTTCGGACGGCGGCGTGTGCGCATCCCTCACGCCTCACCACGTGCGCGCCCATTCCTCGCCGGCCTCGCTGCCCGTCAACATGCCCGACGCGGCGGCCGCCCCGCCCGTCATATCTGACGACGTGCCGCTCCCGCACGGATGGGAGATGGCCAAGACACCCACTGGACAACGATACTTCCTCAA CCACCTGGACAAGACCACCACTTGGCATGACCCCCGCCTGGcgcagctccagtcggccgccctGCCGCACCCCGGCCCCTCCCCCGTCCACACCCACTCCCTCAGCAACCCGGCCACGGCCACCAAGCCGCCCGGCTGCAATCCAGACGCAG gccTGCTGAGCTTGGCCATGCAGCAGCGGAAGGAGAAAGAGAGACTGCGATGCAAGCAGCACATGCAGCTCAAGACACAG GAAACAACCAGAGGAGGGAGAAACCAGATATCTGCTGCATTGGATCATGATAGGAACACACTTGCCCAGTCTGTGGATGTCAGGATCCGAGCTCCCACCCATGAATCAACGCTCAACGG CGGAGCTCACTCCCGCAACGAGAGTACCGATAGCGGCCTGAGCGTCAGCAGCCTGCCACGCTCGTCTGACCTGACGCTCGCCTCTGTGGACCACATGGAGACTG GGGAGTGCGGCGAGTCGTCGACTTTACAGGACTCGTTGCCCGCGATGAGCGAGGGCGAGGAGTTGATGCCCTGCATTCCGGAGGGTCTgagttccgacctcctgatggACATGGAGACGGTCCTGTCCGGCTCGCACATGGACAGGGACAGCCTGCTCACCTGGCTATAG
- the LOC133467412 gene encoding transcriptional coactivator YAP1-like isoform X2, which produces MDAHRGGGSAPPAGQQVVHVRGDSQSELEALFSAVMNPTKSAQQPASLPMRMRKLPDSFFKPPDPRTHSRQASSDGGVCASLTPHHVRAHSSPASLPVNMPDAAAAPPVISDDVPLPHGWEMAKTPTGQRYFLNHLDKTTTWHDPRLAQLQSAALPHPGPSPVHTHSLSNPATATKPPGCNPDAGGLPEGWERAATAEREVYYIDRVNKSTTWLTRVEVAPPQSSLLSLAMQQRKEKERLRCKQHMQLKTQETTRGGRNQISAALDHDRNTLAQSVDVRIRAPTHESTLNGGAHSRNESTDSGLSVSSLPRSSDLTLASVDHMETGECGESSTLQDSLPAMSEGEELMPCIPEGLSSDLLMDMETVLSGSHMDRDSLLTWL; this is translated from the exons ATGGACGCGCACCGCGGCGGCGGCAGCGCGCCCCCGGCCGGCCAGCAAGTGGTGCACGTCCGCGGTGACTCCCAGAGCGAACTGGAGGCCCTATTCAGCGCCGTCATGAACCCGACCAAGTCCGCCCAGCAGCCCGCCTCGCTGCCCATGAGGATGCGGAAGTTGCCCGACTCCTTCTTCAAACCGCCGGACCCCCGCACGCACTCCAGACAG GCCAGTTCGGACGGCGGCGTGTGCGCATCCCTCACGCCTCACCACGTGCGCGCCCATTCCTCGCCGGCCTCGCTGCCCGTCAACATGCCCGACGCGGCGGCCGCCCCGCCCGTCATATCTGACGACGTGCCGCTCCCGCACGGATGGGAGATGGCCAAGACACCCACTGGACAACGATACTTCCTCAA CCACCTGGACAAGACCACCACTTGGCATGACCCCCGCCTGGcgcagctccagtcggccgccctGCCGCACCCCGGCCCCTCCCCCGTCCACACCCACTCCCTCAGCAACCCGGCCACGGCCACCAAGCCGCCCGGCTGCAATCCAGACGCAG GTGGGCTGCCTGAAGGCTGGGAGCGGGCTGCCACTGCCGAACGGGAGGTGTACTACATCGATCGCGTAAATAAGAGCACCACGTGGCTCACCCGCGTCGAGGTAGCGCCGCCACAGTCCA gccTGCTGAGCTTGGCCATGCAGCAGCGGAAGGAGAAAGAGAGACTGCGATGCAAGCAGCACATGCAGCTCAAGACACAG GAAACAACCAGAGGAGGGAGAAACCAGATATCTGCTGCATTGGATCATGATAGGAACACACTTGCCCAGTCTGTGGATGTCAGGATCCGAGCTCCCACCCATGAATCAACGCTCAACGG CGGAGCTCACTCCCGCAACGAGAGTACCGATAGCGGCCTGAGCGTCAGCAGCCTGCCACGCTCGTCTGACCTGACGCTCGCCTCTGTGGACCACATGGAGACTG GGGAGTGCGGCGAGTCGTCGACTTTACAGGACTCGTTGCCCGCGATGAGCGAGGGCGAGGAGTTGATGCCCTGCATTCCGGAGGGTCTgagttccgacctcctgatggACATGGAGACGGTCCTGTCCGGCTCGCACATGGACAGGGACAGCCTGCTCACCTGGCTATAG